TCTTTCTCCATGCAGCATTTCTTATATTTGTTCCCGCTTCCACACGGGCATAAGTCGTTTCTTCCTACCTTACTCAAAACTAATTCCCCCTTAAATCAGTAACTGTACATCCGCATAAGCATCGCTGTTATTGTACTATAATAGCATTCGTAGCGCGAAACATATGAATGCTTCAATTTTAAAAAAGGCCTTTCCTTAGAAAGGAAAGACCCTTTATCTGTATATATCCGCACATTTTCCCCCGTACGAGTTGTATTATAGCACTTCTCCTACAACTTGTCAGTCCTTTTTTTGGGACTTTCTCCTCAGACCAGTGCCTTCATTGCGATATCACTGCGGTTCTGTTTACCCGCAAACGTAATAGTCTCCGCACTGGCATAAGCTGATGTACGTGCTTCGGCAATGGTTGCCCCCAGGCCTACCACTCCAAGCACGCGGCCGCCGGTAGTCACCCAGCCGCCGTCCTCGCTGCGTGCAGTTCCAGCATGGAAGACCAGTGCCGAGCCGCTGTCTTCCAGCCCGCTGATCGGCACTCCCTTCGGATAAGGCCCGGGATATCCCTCCGAGGCCAGGACCACGCAGACTGCCGCCTCATCGCTCCACTCGATCGGAATATCGGCGAGTCTGCCTTCGGTCACAGCCAGGAAGATCTCCAGCAGATCGCTCCGCAGCCGGGGAAGAACCACCTGGGTCTCCGGGTCCCCGAAACGGGCATTGAACTCAATCGTCTTCGGTCTGCCGTCCGGCGAGATCATCAGCCCGGCGAACAGCACTCCGCTGAAGGGCCGCCCCTCTGCTACCATCGCTCTGGCTGTCGGTTCAATAATCGTCTCTACCGCTTCACGGATGATCGCTTCATCGATATGAGGCAGCGGGGAATAGGTACCCATGCCCCCCGTATTAGGTCCTTTATCGCCGTCGAATACAGGCTTATGGTCCTGGGCCGCAGCCATTGGCCGCACCGTTTCGCCATCCACGAACGCCAGAATCGACATTTCCTGCCCGGCAAGGAACTCTTCAATGACTACCTGCGCACCTGCTTCCCCGAAAACCTTGTCGACCATGATCTCCTGAAGGGCCTGCTCCGCTTCCTCCCGGGAATACGCCACGGTTACCCCTTTGCCTGCGGCCAGGCCGTCCGCCTTGATGACAATCGGCAGCGCTTGGCTCCGCAGATAAAACAGGGCGGTCTCATAATCGCTGAATTTCTCGTACGCGGCTGTCGGAATGCTGTATTTATGCAGCAGATCCTTCATGAAGGTCTTGCTGCCCTCAATCTCTGCGGCATTCTTACGCGGGCCGAATACACGGATATCCTGGGCTTCGAAGGCATCGACAATGCCTGCAGCGAGCGGATCATCCGGTCCGATCACCACCAGACCTACCTCTTTTTCCTTGGCAAAAGCGGTCAGCTTATCGAACTCGAAGACGCCGATCGGCACACATTCCGCAAGCTGCGCAATCCCGGCATTGCCGGGAGCGCAGTAGATTTTACCGGCACGGGGACTGCGGGACAAGCTCCAGATGATCGCATGCTCGCGTCCGCCGCCGCCGACTACTAAAATATCCATAAGACTCTGATCCTCCCAGCGTGCTAGTGTTTGAAGTGGCGTACGCCGGTGAAGACCATGGCAATGCCGTATTCATTGGCAACCTTAACCGACTCTTCGTCCTTGATCGAGCCTCCCGGCTGAATCACTGCCGTAATGCCCGCCTTCGCAGCCATTTCCAGAGTATCGCCCATCGGGAAGAAAGCGTCTGATGCCAGCACAGCCCCCTTCGCTTTCCCGCCTGCTTGCTCAATGGCAATCTTGGCCGCACCGACACGGTTCATCTGTCCTGCACCTACACCGACCGTCATATCGTCAGCCGCCAGCACGATGGCGTTGGACTTCACATGCTTCACGACCTTCCAGCCGAACAACAGCTGCTTCAGCTCTTCTTCGGTAGGCTTACGGTCGGTTACCACTTGCAATTCCTCAGGATTCACAGAATGTACATCACTCTCCTGCACTACCATACCTCCTTCAACAGAGGTGACCACAAAGCTGCTCTTTCGGGATGCGGCAGTGCTGAGGTGGCCAAGCTTAAGCAGGCGGATGTTCTTTTTCTTGGTCAAAATGTCCAGTGCTTCCTCGGTGAAGCCCGGTGCAAGCACGATTTCGAGGAAAATATCCTTCAGCAGATTAGCCGTGTCCGCATCAATAATCCGGTTGGCAGCCACAATTCCGCCGAAGATGGAGGTAGGGTCCGCATTGTACGCTTTTTGATACGCTTCATAGACACTAGTGCCCACGCCGACTCCGCAAGGATTCATATGCTTCACGGCTACAACGGCAGGCTCCTCGAACTCTTTGACAATCTGGAGCGCCGCGTTCGCGTCATTGATATTGTTGTAGGACAGCTCTTTGCCGTGCAGCTGCTCGGCAGCCGTCAGGGTATCCTGCGCCGCCAGCGGCTTGCGGTAGAACGCAGCCTTCTGATGCGGGTTCTCCCCGTAACGCAGATCCTGGATTTTCTCATAAGTGACCGTATAGCGCTCCGGCAGCGGTTCACCGGTGACATTCGCCAGATAATCGGCAATCAGGGCGTCGTAAGCCGCCGTATGGCGGAAGACTTTGGCCGCAAGACGTTTGCGGGTTGCAAGGGTTGTATCCCCACCGGCGCGTACTTCTTCAAGCACATTCGCATAGTCGGCCGCATCGACCACCACACTGACAAACGCATGGTTCTTCGCCGCAGAACGCAGCATCGTCGGTCCGCCGATATCAATGTTCTCGATCGCCTCTTCATAAGACACATCCGGCTTGGCAATCGTCTCCGCGAACGGATACAGATTCACCACGACAAGGTCGATGTAATCAAGGCCGAGCTCATTCATCTGACGGGTATGCTCTTCGTTGTCACGAACGGCCAGGAGGCCGCTGTGTACGGCTGGATGTAAGGTTTTGACGCGTCCATCCATGATCTCAGGGAAGCCGGTAACATCAGAGATGCCAATGACCGGAACGCCTTCCTTCGCGAGAAGTGTGCTGGTGCCGCCTGTGGAGATAATTTCTACGCCTAATGCAGACAACTCGCGGCAAAAATCCACGATGCCCTGTTTGTCCGATACGCTGACCAGCGCTCTCTTGATACTCACTTTGAATAGTCCTCCTCTGGATTGACGCTAGATTATTGGGGTGTTGTAAGAGTTACTTGATGGATCAGCTGCTCTTGAAGACGGCTTGCCCCCACTCATTGGTGCAGCTGATTTAGTTGGATTTTTGTCATCTAATTTCGGCGGGGAAGCACGTAGCGGGGCAGTAGTTGGAAAATGTACACTTAAATGACGCCAGATAAGGTCAATCATTCGATTGAGGCCGGATTAGTTGTACTTTTTCCACTTGTGCTCCGCTAACCGCATATATCAGCCAGATTAGATGGAGAAAATCCACCTGTTCCAGCAGCTTAGCTTATTGAGTTGGGAATACTAAACCTTTAAATTAGTATTACCTTGTACCTGTGGATGATTGTCGGATGAACTCCGGATGATTGCAGCGATGAATCCTGCAGAACAAACTATTATTTTAGAATTTCCTGGTGTTTCTGTCCTGCTATTTGTGCTTCTGTCTTTACGCCAGCAAACCTGTATTTTCGCAATTTCAGGCCAAGCCGCCAGAGCTTACGTCAATTTCTGACGCTCCAGCAGTATTTCCCGAGAAATATCAGAATCGGCCGGGGTTTGCCTGAAATGTCGAAATCAGTCCGGTTCAACAGTCAACACAGGTAGCTATACAACAGCTTCGCTTAATCGGCAATAGTCGTCATTCTTCCGTTCAATTCTACTTTTCCGGCGGCAAAAGCACTCACTACCTCAGGATACAGCGCGTATTCAACCTGATGGATGCGTGCAGCCAGCGATTCGGCGGTATCTCCAGATTGGACCTCCACGCTGCGCTGGGCAATCACCGTTCCCGTATCCATGCCTCCATCTACAAAATGCACGGTCACGCCCGTCAGCTTCACGCCATACTCCAGCGCCTGCCCGATGGCGTCCTTCCCGGCAAACGCCGGCAGCAGCGAAGGATGAATGTTGATGATCCGTCCGGTATACGGTGCGAGCAGAACCGGGGAGACCAGACGCATATAGCCGGCCAGCACCACCAGTCCGATGTTCCGCCGCTGCAATTCAGCAACAATCGCGGCCTCGTACTGCTCCCGGCCCGCGAAGTCCTTCGGCCGCAGCAGCAGAGCAGGAATTCCTGCCTCCTCTGCCCGCTGTGCTACAGGCGCTTCCGGTTTATCCGAGACCAGCAGCTCTATGCTGCCTCCGCCCAGCCTGCCCTCCCGCTGTGCCTGGACCAGTGCAGCGAAATTGCTGCCTGTTCCGGAGGCAAAGACAGCGATTCGGCCCCACTCCATCAGACTTCAGCTCCCGTGAAGGTAACGACGCGCTCTCCTTCAGTAACTGTGCCGATCCGGTAAGCCTCTTCCCCGCTGGCCTTAAGCAGCGCAAGCGCACGCTCTGCGTCCGCTTCTGCCACTACCAGCACCAGCCCTACGCCCATATTGAACGTGGTGAACATGTCACGGTTGCTGACCTGCCCCTTGCTCTGCATCAGAGTGAAGACCGGCTGAATCGGCCAGGAGCCGTAGTTGATCTCTACATTCACATTCTCCGGCAATACGCGCGGAATATTCTCGATGAATCCGCCGCCGGTAATATGGGCCATGCCCTTGACCGGAAGCTGTTCCAGCAGTGCAAGCAGCGGCTTCACGTAGATCCGGGTCGGGGCCAGCAGAACGTCTGCCAACGGCGCTCCCAGCTCCGGTACAACCTCATCCAGGCCGTAACCGTCTTCCTCCAGCAGCAGCTTGCGCACCAGCGAGAAGCCATTGCTGTGAATCCCGCTCGAAGCCAGTCCAATAACTGTGTCTCCTGGAGCAATGTCTGCTCCGGTGACCAGCTTCGCCTTATCGGCCACGCCGACAGTGAATCCGGCGATATCATATTCGCCCGCCGCATACATGCCGGGCATCTCCGCAGTCTCGCCGCCGATCAGCGCGCAGCCCGCCTGATGGCAGCCTTCCGCGATCCCGGATACGATGGCTTCAATCTTTTCCGGCACAACCTTATCGCAGGCCAGATAATCGAGGAAGAACAGCGGCTCAGCGCCCTGTACCACGATGTCATTCACGCACATGGCGACCGCATCGATGCCAATCGTGTCGTGGCGGTCAGCCGCGAACGCGATCTTCAGCTTCGTGCCCACACCATCTGTTCCCGATACGAGAACCGGCTCTTCGTACTTGTCCTTATTCAGGCCGAACAGGGCGCCGAAGCCGCCCAGCTCCGTCATTACCTCTGGGCGGTATGTGCGCTTCACATGCTTCTTCATGCGTTCTACTGCTTCATTGCCAGCCGCAATATCCACTCCGGCTTTCTTGTACGCTTCTGACACGTTTGGACACCTCATTTAGATTAGTTTAGAGCGCGGGTTCGGGGCGGCAGGGATTTGAACCCTTCACTTCTGGGGTGGTTATAGTCGTCATTCCGAGGAACATTTGGACTTCCGGCCGCTGTTATGGCCCGATTTCCTGATTGATACCGCTACTTGCGGTAGAAATCGGGCCATAAAGGCGGACGCTACCGCTCCTACAGTTCCAAATTTCCTCTCCATGACTCCAACCACCGGGTTTAAATCCCTGCCGCAAGCCGAAGCTTCGCGCCTTGCACAGCGGCAAGGGGTCGGCGCTGGGCTTCGCACAGCGCCTCCTTAGGCGACCGTCACCCCGACTTTGCGGCAGCAAACGGGACGGGGGCGGGAGCTCTTCTCCGCACGGGGCGAAGCCGTGCGGGCCTTAAGGCGACAGAATCTCCTGATTTGCGCAGCAAACAGGACAGATTCTGGAGCCGGAGGGGCCGGCGGACCGCAGGCCGCCGGGGGGGCAGCGCCGCTAAGCGTGTCCCGTCCGTGCGCAGCACACAGGGACAAAGCGGGGACGCGCACCCAAGCCTACTTAGCAAGTTTAGAGCAAGCTCCTTCCACCAAACTTTCGGGTGGCCGGAGGGCAGCGCCCTCCGGAATCCCCCTTCGCAAGGGGGACTTAGGGGGATGTTAACAGCTGCATCCGTCCTTCTCTTCCCCGCCGAAATCCACCTGCGTCGGGTAATCATTGTCGAAGCAGGACAGGCATAGGCCGCCTTTGTAATCGTCACTATTATAGCCGCCGATGGACTGGATCAGCCCTTCGGGAGAGAGGAACGCCAGGGAATCGGCGTTGATCTCCTCGCACATCTCGGCGATGGTCTTGTAAGAGGCAATCAGCTCCCGGCGGTCCGGGGTATCGATGCCATAGAAGCACGGATTCTTGAACGGCGGCGAGGTAATCCGCACGTGGACCTCTAAGGCTCCGGCTTCGCGCAGCAGGTTGACGATCCGGCGCGAGGTGGTACCCCGCACGATCGAATCGTCGATCATCACTACGCGCTGGCCTTCCACGACGCGGCGTACCGCGCTGAGCTTCATCTTGACGCCCTGCTCACGCAGCTCCTGGCTGGGCTGGATGAACGTACGGCCGGTATATTTGTTCTTGATTAGTCCCAGCTCGTACGGGATGCCCGTCTGCTCGGCATAG
The window above is part of the Paenibacillus sp. FSL H8-0048 genome. Proteins encoded here:
- the purD gene encoding phosphoribosylamine--glycine ligase, producing the protein MDILVVGGGGREHAIIWSLSRSPRAGKIYCAPGNAGIAQLAECVPIGVFEFDKLTAFAKEKEVGLVVIGPDDPLAAGIVDAFEAQDIRVFGPRKNAAEIEGSKTFMKDLLHKYSIPTAAYEKFSDYETALFYLRSQALPIVIKADGLAAGKGVTVAYSREEAEQALQEIMVDKVFGEAGAQVVIEEFLAGQEMSILAFVDGETVRPMAAAQDHKPVFDGDKGPNTGGMGTYSPLPHIDEAIIREAVETIIEPTARAMVAEGRPFSGVLFAGLMISPDGRPKTIEFNARFGDPETQVVLPRLRSDLLEIFLAVTEGRLADIPIEWSDEAAVCVVLASEGYPGPYPKGVPISGLEDSGSALVFHAGTARSEDGGWVTTGGRVLGVVGLGATIAEARTSAYASAETITFAGKQNRSDIAMKALV
- the purM gene encoding phosphoribosylformylglycinamidine cyclo-ligase encodes the protein MSEAYKKAGVDIAAGNEAVERMKKHVKRTYRPEVMTELGGFGALFGLNKDKYEEPVLVSGTDGVGTKLKIAFAADRHDTIGIDAVAMCVNDIVVQGAEPLFFLDYLACDKVVPEKIEAIVSGIAEGCHQAGCALIGGETAEMPGMYAAGEYDIAGFTVGVADKAKLVTGADIAPGDTVIGLASSGIHSNGFSLVRKLLLEEDGYGLDEVVPELGAPLADVLLAPTRIYVKPLLALLEQLPVKGMAHITGGGFIENIPRVLPENVNVEINYGSWPIQPVFTLMQSKGQVSNRDMFTTFNMGVGLVLVVAEADAERALALLKASGEEAYRIGTVTEGERVVTFTGAEV
- the purH gene encoding bifunctional phosphoribosylaminoimidazolecarboxamide formyltransferase/IMP cyclohydrolase, translated to MSIKRALVSVSDKQGIVDFCRELSALGVEIISTGGTSTLLAKEGVPVIGISDVTGFPEIMDGRVKTLHPAVHSGLLAVRDNEEHTRQMNELGLDYIDLVVVNLYPFAETIAKPDVSYEEAIENIDIGGPTMLRSAAKNHAFVSVVVDAADYANVLEEVRAGGDTTLATRKRLAAKVFRHTAAYDALIADYLANVTGEPLPERYTVTYEKIQDLRYGENPHQKAAFYRKPLAAQDTLTAAEQLHGKELSYNNINDANAALQIVKEFEEPAVVAVKHMNPCGVGVGTSVYEAYQKAYNADPTSIFGGIVAANRIIDADTANLLKDIFLEIVLAPGFTEEALDILTKKKNIRLLKLGHLSTAASRKSSFVVTSVEGGMVVQESDVHSVNPEELQVVTDRKPTEEELKQLLFGWKVVKHVKSNAIVLAADDMTVGVGAGQMNRVGAAKIAIEQAGGKAKGAVLASDAFFPMGDTLEMAAKAGITAVIQPGGSIKDEESVKVANEYGIAMVFTGVRHFKH
- the purN gene encoding phosphoribosylglycinamide formyltransferase yields the protein MEWGRIAVFASGTGSNFAALVQAQREGRLGGGSIELLVSDKPEAPVAQRAEEAGIPALLLRPKDFAGREQYEAAIVAELQRRNIGLVVLAGYMRLVSPVLLAPYTGRIINIHPSLLPAFAGKDAIGQALEYGVKLTGVTVHFVDGGMDTGTVIAQRSVEVQSGDTAESLAARIHQVEYALYPEVVSAFAAGKVELNGRMTTIAD